A stretch of Imperialibacter roseus DNA encodes these proteins:
- the rimO gene encoding 30S ribosomal protein S12 methylthiotransferase RimO, with protein sequence MKTKGLKNTKVNIVTLGCSKNSVDSEVLLTQLRGNEIDAVHESEDDDSNVVVINTCGFIDNAKQESIDTILRYVDAKKEGLVEKIYVTGCLSQRYKDDLEKEIPEVDAYFGTRDLSRLLKEFKADYKHELVGERILTNPAHYAYMKISEGCDRPCSFCAIPLMRGGHISRPIEELVKEAAHLAKNGTKELLLIAQDSTYYGLDLYKKRNLAELLQRLSDVNGIDWIRLHYAFPAGFPMDALDVMAERPNICNYVDIPLQHASNNMLKMMRRGTTREKTEDLLATMRSKVPGIAIRTTLIAGHPGETEQDFEEMMDFVQKSKFDRLGVFNYSHEENTHSYSFEDNIPENVKQERADAVMEVQEAISYELNQQKIGKTFKVLVDRKEGGNFIGRTEYDSPEVDNEVIIDGKENYLRIGDFATVKIYDAAEFDLFGELL encoded by the coding sequence TTGAAAACTAAAGGACTAAAAAATACGAAAGTGAACATCGTTACCCTGGGGTGTTCCAAAAACTCTGTTGATTCGGAAGTTTTGCTTACCCAACTGCGGGGCAACGAAATTGACGCTGTGCACGAATCTGAGGATGACGATTCTAATGTGGTTGTGATTAACACTTGTGGCTTTATTGACAATGCCAAGCAAGAATCCATCGACACCATTCTGCGCTATGTAGATGCGAAAAAGGAAGGACTGGTTGAAAAGATATATGTGACGGGTTGTCTCTCACAAAGATATAAAGACGACCTGGAGAAGGAGATTCCGGAAGTGGATGCCTATTTTGGCACGAGAGATTTGTCGAGGCTTTTGAAGGAGTTCAAAGCCGACTACAAGCACGAACTGGTGGGTGAGAGGATTTTGACCAACCCTGCTCACTACGCCTACATGAAAATATCGGAGGGTTGCGACAGGCCGTGTTCATTCTGCGCAATACCGCTGATGCGTGGCGGCCATATTTCCCGGCCTATTGAAGAATTAGTGAAAGAAGCGGCCCATTTAGCCAAGAATGGCACTAAAGAACTTTTGCTTATCGCCCAGGACTCAACCTACTATGGCCTGGATTTGTACAAGAAAAGAAACCTGGCGGAGCTGCTGCAACGCCTTTCGGATGTCAATGGCATCGACTGGATCCGTCTGCACTACGCATTTCCGGCTGGCTTCCCTATGGATGCACTTGATGTAATGGCAGAGCGCCCTAACATTTGCAACTACGTAGACATCCCCCTTCAGCATGCTTCTAACAACATGTTGAAGATGATGAGGCGGGGCACCACCCGGGAGAAAACCGAAGACCTGCTGGCCACCATGCGCTCTAAAGTTCCGGGCATCGCCATCCGCACTACGCTGATTGCTGGCCATCCTGGTGAAACGGAGCAGGATTTTGAAGAGATGATGGATTTTGTTCAGAAGTCGAAGTTTGACAGGCTGGGGGTGTTCAACTACTCACATGAAGAAAACACCCACTCATATAGCTTTGAAGACAATATTCCTGAAAATGTTAAACAAGAACGGGCCGATGCCGTTATGGAGGTGCAGGAAGCCATTTCCTACGAGCTGAACCAGCAGAAAATAGGCAAGACCTTTAAAGTGTTGGTGGATCGCAAAGAAGGTGGTAATTTCATCGGTCGAACAGAGTATGACTCACCCGAAGTTGACAACGAAGTCATCATTGATGGAAAAGAAAATTATTTACGTATTGGCGATTTCGCCACAGTTAAGATTTATGATGCTGCCGAATTCGATTTGTTTGGAGAATTGTTGTAA
- a CDS encoding DUF4295 domain-containing protein has protein sequence MAKKVVATLKKEGGKTYAKVIKAVRSEKTGAYTFREEMVPADLVKDTLAK, from the coding sequence ATGGCAAAGAAAGTAGTTGCAACCCTGAAGAAAGAAGGTGGCAAAACCTATGCGAAAGTGATCAAGGCTGTAAGGTCTGAGAAAACTGGTGCATATACTTTCCGTGAGGAAATGGTTCCTGCTGACCTCGTAAAAGATACACTAGCGAAATAA
- the bshC gene encoding bacillithiol biosynthesis cysteine-adding enzyme BshC: MRVEKISLGETGQFSPIFLEYLAKNESLKDFYQYYPSVENAEKQIALKKAFPKRNRLRLEAVLNEQYGALDMSPRLRENIHALSEENTFTVTTGHQLNIFTGPLYFIYKIVTVIDACKQLKAKYPNYHFVPVYWAASEDHDFEEISYCYLYGKKYTWETDQKGAVGRFMPQSLSKVLDEMPDKAPVFEKAYLDHSNLADAVRYYVNELFGHEGLVMVDGDHPDLKRIFAPIIKQDIEEHVSGKLVDETTKKLDDAGFKTQVHAREINFFYLNSIHRDRIIEEDGVYKVNNTDLSFTREELWQLLEKSPEKFSPNVIMRPVYQEAILPNLAYIGGPAEVAYWLQFKAVFDHYQLPFPMLMPRNFGLVVQKSQASKIEKLGLKLADLFMEGHEIRKKYVRENSENDLLLGEEKAAFAKLMEQVKAKAVAIDKTLDGYMGKQETRLLQEFEGMEKKLQKAEENNQAVAINQIESIKEKLFPGGSLQERHDNFLNFYLTNPAILDEFLKGFDAFDFSFHIFMEE; encoded by the coding sequence ATGAGAGTAGAAAAAATATCCCTGGGAGAGACTGGACAGTTCTCTCCTATTTTTTTGGAATACCTGGCAAAAAATGAGTCGCTAAAAGACTTTTATCAATACTATCCCTCAGTTGAAAATGCTGAGAAGCAGATAGCGCTGAAAAAGGCTTTTCCCAAAAGAAACAGGCTAAGGCTGGAGGCAGTACTCAATGAACAGTATGGTGCGCTGGATATGTCGCCCAGGCTGAGAGAGAATATTCACGCACTTTCTGAAGAAAACACATTTACCGTCACCACCGGGCACCAGCTAAATATTTTCACCGGGCCCTTGTACTTCATCTACAAAATTGTGACTGTGATAGATGCCTGCAAGCAGCTAAAGGCAAAGTACCCCAATTACCACTTTGTGCCAGTGTACTGGGCTGCTTCTGAGGATCACGATTTTGAGGAGATTAGCTATTGTTATTTGTACGGCAAGAAGTACACCTGGGAAACTGATCAAAAAGGTGCCGTAGGGCGTTTTATGCCTCAGTCGTTGAGCAAGGTGCTGGATGAGATGCCAGACAAGGCTCCGGTTTTTGAAAAAGCCTATCTTGACCACAGCAACCTGGCTGATGCCGTTCGATACTATGTGAATGAGCTGTTCGGTCACGAAGGCCTTGTGATGGTGGATGGGGATCACCCGGATTTAAAAAGGATTTTTGCTCCCATCATCAAACAAGATATTGAAGAGCATGTGTCGGGCAAGCTGGTAGATGAAACCACTAAAAAACTTGATGATGCTGGCTTTAAGACGCAGGTACATGCCCGGGAAATCAACTTCTTTTACCTGAACAGCATCCACCGGGATCGGATCATAGAAGAAGATGGCGTCTACAAAGTAAACAATACTGACCTGTCGTTCACAAGGGAAGAGCTCTGGCAACTGCTGGAAAAAAGCCCGGAGAAATTTAGCCCTAACGTAATCATGAGGCCTGTGTACCAGGAAGCCATTCTCCCCAACCTGGCCTATATAGGTGGCCCGGCTGAGGTAGCCTATTGGCTGCAATTCAAGGCTGTTTTCGATCACTATCAGCTACCTTTCCCCATGCTGATGCCCCGCAATTTTGGGCTGGTGGTGCAAAAAAGCCAGGCGAGTAAAATTGAAAAACTGGGTTTGAAGCTTGCGGATCTTTTTATGGAAGGGCATGAGATCAGGAAGAAGTATGTGAGGGAGAACTCCGAAAATGACCTTCTGCTGGGAGAAGAGAAAGCAGCTTTTGCGAAGCTCATGGAGCAGGTGAAAGCCAAAGCAGTGGCCATTGATAAAACGCTCGATGGCTACATGGGCAAGCAAGAAACCCGGCTGCTGCAGGAGTTTGAGGGCATGGAGAAAAAGCTGCAAAAGGCCGAAGAGAATAACCAGGCGGTGGCGATCAACCAGATTGAAAGTATTAAAGAAAAGCTTTTCCCCGGAGGCTCATTGCAGGAGCGCCACGACAACTTCCTCAACTTTTACCTCACCAATCCTGCTATTTTAGACGAGTTCCTCAAAGGATTTGATGCATTCGACTTTTCCTTCCATATTTTTATGGAAGAATAA
- the rpmB gene encoding 50S ribosomal protein L28, translated as MARVCQITGKSTRVGNNVSHANNKTKRKFYPNLHTKRFFIPEENLWITLKVSSTALRTINKNGISAVLKKARAKGNVVF; from the coding sequence ATGGCGAGAGTTTGTCAGATAACCGGAAAAAGCACACGTGTGGGAAACAATGTTTCTCATGCAAACAATAAAACGAAGCGCAAGTTTTACCCAAACCTGCACACAAAGCGTTTTTTTATCCCTGAAGAAAATCTTTGGATCACACTGAAGGTGTCATCAACTGCTTTAAGAACCATCAACAAGAATGGTATCAGCGCTGTTTTGAAAAAGGCGAGAGCTAAGGGCAACGTAGTATTTTAA
- the ftsY gene encoding signal recognition particle-docking protein FtsY, whose product MALFGFMSKDKKESLDKGLEKTKENFFSKLGKAVAGKSTVDIDVLDELEEVLVSSDVGIETTVKIIDRVEARVAKDKYLGTSELNVILREEIAGLLSENNTEDIEDFELPKDKKPYVILVVGVNGVGKTTTIGKLSHQFKQKGYKVILGAADTFRAAAVDQIKLWGERVGVPVVEHGMNTDPASVAFDAVKKGVDEQADLVIIDTAGRLHTKVNLMNELSKIKKVIQKFIPDAPHEVMLVLDGSTGQNAFIQAQEFTKATDVTSLAITKLDGTAKGGVVIGISDQFKIPVKYIGVGEKMEELQVFNKMAFVESFFTRN is encoded by the coding sequence ATGGCTTTATTTGGATTCATGTCCAAGGACAAAAAAGAGTCGCTGGACAAAGGACTGGAAAAAACGAAGGAGAATTTTTTCTCGAAGCTCGGCAAGGCGGTAGCCGGAAAGTCGACGGTAGACATAGATGTGCTCGACGAGCTTGAGGAGGTGCTGGTATCGTCAGATGTTGGCATTGAAACCACAGTAAAAATAATTGACAGAGTGGAGGCAAGGGTAGCCAAAGACAAGTACCTGGGCACCTCTGAGCTGAATGTTATTCTCAGAGAGGAAATTGCGGGACTGCTCTCTGAAAACAATACTGAGGATATTGAAGATTTTGAATTGCCAAAAGACAAAAAACCGTATGTGATCCTGGTGGTGGGTGTCAACGGTGTCGGCAAGACTACTACCATTGGCAAGCTTTCACATCAGTTCAAGCAAAAAGGATATAAAGTGATATTGGGCGCAGCCGACACTTTCAGGGCGGCAGCTGTAGACCAGATCAAGCTTTGGGGAGAGCGAGTTGGCGTGCCTGTGGTGGAGCATGGCATGAATACCGACCCGGCTTCAGTAGCTTTCGATGCAGTGAAAAAGGGTGTAGATGAACAAGCCGACCTCGTTATTATTGACACGGCAGGTCGGCTTCATACCAAAGTGAACCTGATGAATGAGCTTTCGAAGATCAAAAAAGTAATCCAGAAGTTTATTCCGGATGCTCCACACGAAGTAATGCTGGTGCTGGATGGTAGCACAGGACAAAATGCTTTTATTCAGGCACAGGAGTTTACAAAAGCGACGGATGTCACCTCTCTGGCCATCACTAAGCTGGATGGCACCGCCAAAGGTGGCGTAGTCATTGGCATATCGGATCAGTTCAAGATTCCGGTGAAGTATATTGGTGTTGGCGAGAAAATGGAGGAGCTACAGGTGTTCAACAAAATGGCTTTTGTGGAGTCGTTCTTTACAAGGAATTGA
- a CDS encoding ABC transporter ATP-binding protein gives MSKPKSKVTVAQAFKDFIWPRRKIVAVGLVLIIISRLASLVLPGATKYLIDDVIVNQDLHMLKLLLIAVVASITLQAVTSFSLTRLLSVEAQLLISKLRAQVQRKILSLPISYFDNNKSGALVSRVMSDVEGVRNLVGTGLVQLVGGSITAVISLVLLIRISPMMTFYVLVPVGIFAFIAMKAFGKIRPIFRERGVINAEVTGRLTETLNGVRVIKGFNAEEQENNTFAAGVERLFQNVKASLTATALVTSSATFLLGLASTGIMGIGGYQIITNEMTMGDFIAFTLYLGFMIAPIVQMSNIGSQLTEAFAGLDRTEEIMNMDPEDMPEERPIQLKKLKGDYAFENVSFAYEEGKEVIHDITFTAPSGSVTALVGSSGSGKTTIAGLAATFLTPKSGRITLDGEDLSKVGLKSFRQYLGVVLQDDFLFEGTIRENILFPRPSATEEELKNAVTAAYVHEFTDRFEEGLDTVIGERGVKLSGGQRQRIAIARAILANPKVIILDEATSNLDTESESMIQKSLAELMKDRTTFVIAHRLSTIRRADQILVIEQGKIAERGTHEELIEKKGRYFDLYTYQARI, from the coding sequence ATGTCCAAACCGAAATCAAAAGTAACCGTAGCTCAGGCGTTCAAAGATTTTATCTGGCCACGTCGCAAGATTGTGGCAGTTGGCCTGGTGCTCATCATCATTAGTCGCCTGGCCAGCTTAGTGCTGCCGGGAGCGACCAAATACCTGATCGACGATGTCATCGTCAATCAGGATTTACACATGCTTAAACTCTTGCTCATAGCGGTGGTGGCATCCATTACCTTGCAGGCCGTGACGTCGTTTTCTCTCACCCGCCTGCTTAGCGTAGAGGCCCAGCTGCTCATTAGTAAACTCAGAGCACAGGTACAGCGAAAGATTTTGTCGCTGCCTATTTCGTATTTTGATAACAACAAGTCAGGCGCCTTAGTCAGCCGTGTCATGAGCGATGTGGAAGGCGTGCGAAACCTCGTCGGCACCGGCCTTGTTCAACTGGTTGGCGGCAGCATTACTGCCGTTATTTCGCTGGTGCTGCTGATTCGCATCAGCCCCATGATGACGTTCTACGTGTTGGTGCCGGTAGGTATTTTCGCCTTTATCGCCATGAAGGCCTTTGGGAAAATTCGCCCTATTTTTCGGGAGCGTGGTGTGATCAACGCCGAAGTAACAGGCCGCCTCACAGAAACCTTGAATGGCGTTCGGGTGATCAAGGGCTTCAACGCCGAAGAGCAGGAAAACAATACTTTTGCAGCTGGCGTGGAGCGGCTTTTTCAAAATGTGAAAGCAAGCCTTACCGCCACCGCATTAGTGACCAGCTCCGCTACTTTCCTGCTTGGCTTGGCCTCCACAGGCATTATGGGCATTGGTGGCTACCAGATCATCACCAACGAGATGACAATGGGTGATTTCATTGCTTTCACCCTCTACCTGGGCTTTATGATAGCACCCATTGTGCAAATGAGCAATATCGGCAGCCAGCTAACTGAGGCCTTTGCAGGACTTGACCGCACAGAGGAGATCATGAACATGGATCCTGAAGACATGCCTGAGGAAAGGCCAATACAGCTGAAAAAGCTGAAAGGTGATTATGCCTTTGAGAATGTCAGTTTTGCTTATGAAGAAGGCAAAGAAGTGATCCATGATATTACGTTCACCGCTCCCTCTGGTTCGGTGACAGCCCTGGTGGGCTCTTCAGGGTCGGGCAAGACCACCATAGCGGGTTTGGCAGCCACCTTCCTCACGCCAAAATCCGGCCGCATTACGCTCGACGGGGAGGACTTGTCGAAAGTGGGGCTGAAAAGCTTCCGCCAGTACCTGGGCGTAGTATTACAGGACGATTTTCTTTTTGAAGGGACGATAAGGGAAAATATCTTATTCCCAAGGCCCAGCGCCACAGAAGAGGAGCTGAAAAATGCGGTAACGGCCGCCTATGTGCATGAGTTCACCGACCGGTTTGAAGAGGGGCTGGACACAGTAATTGGTGAAAGAGGCGTTAAACTTTCGGGTGGACAGCGCCAGCGTATTGCCATTGCCAGGGCCATTCTGGCCAACCCTAAAGTGATCATTCTGGACGAGGCTACCTCGAACCTGGATACCGAAAGCGAGTCGATGATCCAAAAGAGTTTGGCAGAGCTGATGAAGGACCGTACCACGTTTGTCATTGCTCACCGCCTCAGCACCATCCGCCGGGCAGACCAGATCCTGGTGATTGAGCAAGGAAAAATTGCTGAAAGAGGTACACATGAAGAGCTGATAGAGAAAAAAGGCAGGTACTTTGATTTGTATACTTATCAGGCGAGGATTTAA
- a CDS encoding 5-formyltetrahydrofolate cyclo-ligase, translating into MDKPALRKIYLEKRKALSQEEWRMACDSLFEQVKNNGALIGPGPVHIFLPIEKFKEVDTWPIIRWLWQEGIRTMTSVTDTERGTLSHVWFDDKTHFNTSKWGIPEPVNAPPADPSLCTVIFVPLLVADKHGHRIGYGKGFYDGFLALVPERTKKVGLSLLPILEEIHVAEQHDVKLDRVLAPERN; encoded by the coding sequence ATGGACAAACCGGCACTTCGTAAAATTTACCTTGAGAAGAGAAAAGCCCTGAGCCAGGAAGAGTGGCGGATGGCTTGTGACAGCCTGTTTGAGCAGGTGAAAAACAATGGGGCGCTGATCGGGCCTGGCCCGGTTCACATTTTTTTGCCTATAGAGAAGTTCAAAGAAGTAGACACCTGGCCCATCATTCGCTGGTTGTGGCAGGAGGGAATTCGCACGATGACTTCTGTCACCGACACTGAGCGAGGCACCTTGTCTCACGTTTGGTTTGACGACAAAACACATTTCAACACCAGTAAATGGGGGATTCCAGAACCCGTAAATGCTCCTCCGGCTGATCCTTCGCTCTGCACGGTGATTTTTGTGCCGCTCCTGGTAGCTGACAAACACGGGCACCGCATTGGCTATGGCAAGGGCTTTTATGATGGGTTTCTCGCTTTAGTACCCGAAAGAACAAAAAAAGTTGGGCTGTCATTGCTGCCCATATTGGAAGAGATCCACGTAGCGGAACAGCATGACGTGAAGCTTGACAGGGTTTTGGCCCCGGAGCGAAATTGA
- a CDS encoding flavin monoamine oxidase family protein translates to MRPTFTRRDFVKLGSILAAALATQPIQALSVNDPWKMRRGDKQKVIIIGAGMSGLSAGMELRNLGHEVQIIEGQMRAGGRVFTARNMFADGLYADMGAARIPEDHEWTMKYVKQYGLELYPFNPSEGGLLHMVKGKKIRYTSNQPAPLKDYPFSLTPKEVAMDWAGISTQPFQSIMAQVGDARDLSWPPASIAGYDKLTFKEFLVSEGYSSDIAGALMLGWEEAGEKGLYFSILEMVRETSLSFGATRNKIVGGNDLLPRALAKDLGQLIQYGTKVLAVDQDETGVSVTVDRGGERSTLRADRVICTLPLPVLKKMDFVKKLSSPKQTAINNMGGWNLGRTAMQARDRYWRKDGLTGFAATDLPSEIWDPHYESEATRGIIAHYVKGRDAGKFMTMSAEERLAFSANHVDSVFPGLKPQLEGAFIKVWGEDPWAGYAHAIGTPNDLTQHLPHLITAEGRIHFAGEHASAYHGWIQGAIESGNRTAKEVNSF, encoded by the coding sequence ATGCGCCCTACCTTTACCCGCCGGGACTTTGTAAAACTCGGTTCAATTCTCGCAGCCGCTTTGGCCACACAGCCCATACAGGCACTGTCCGTCAACGACCCCTGGAAAATGAGACGGGGCGATAAGCAGAAAGTCATCATTATCGGCGCAGGCATGTCCGGGTTATCTGCTGGCATGGAATTGCGCAACCTGGGCCATGAGGTGCAAATTATTGAAGGCCAGATGCGAGCCGGAGGTCGTGTGTTCACTGCCCGGAACATGTTTGCCGACGGACTCTATGCCGACATGGGTGCCGCCCGTATCCCTGAAGACCATGAGTGGACTATGAAATACGTAAAGCAATACGGGCTTGAGTTATATCCATTCAACCCCTCTGAAGGTGGTTTGCTGCACATGGTAAAGGGAAAAAAGATCCGCTATACCAGCAACCAACCAGCTCCCTTGAAAGATTACCCGTTTTCGCTCACCCCCAAAGAAGTCGCTATGGACTGGGCGGGCATTAGTACGCAACCGTTTCAATCCATCATGGCCCAGGTGGGTGATGCCCGGGATTTGAGCTGGCCGCCAGCATCCATCGCAGGTTACGACAAGCTTACTTTCAAAGAGTTTCTTGTGAGCGAAGGCTACAGCTCGGATATCGCTGGTGCACTGATGCTGGGCTGGGAAGAAGCAGGAGAAAAAGGCCTCTACTTCTCGATTCTTGAAATGGTTCGGGAGACAAGCCTGTCGTTTGGCGCCACTCGCAATAAGATTGTGGGAGGCAATGACCTGCTGCCACGTGCGTTGGCCAAAGACCTTGGGCAATTGATACAATACGGCACCAAAGTGCTGGCCGTCGATCAGGATGAGACGGGTGTAAGCGTAACCGTGGATAGAGGAGGTGAACGCTCCACACTCAGGGCCGACAGGGTGATTTGTACCCTGCCCTTGCCTGTGCTGAAGAAAATGGATTTTGTGAAGAAGCTTTCAAGTCCCAAACAAACTGCTATCAACAATATGGGGGGCTGGAACCTCGGCCGCACAGCCATGCAGGCAAGAGACCGCTACTGGAGAAAGGACGGCCTGACGGGCTTTGCTGCTACTGACCTGCCTTCCGAAATCTGGGACCCACACTATGAGTCGGAAGCCACCCGGGGCATTATCGCTCACTATGTGAAAGGCAGGGACGCTGGTAAGTTTATGACAATGAGTGCTGAGGAGCGCCTGGCCTTTTCTGCCAACCATGTCGACTCGGTTTTTCCCGGCCTCAAGCCGCAGCTGGAAGGGGCGTTTATTAAAGTATGGGGTGAGGACCCCTGGGCCGGGTATGCGCACGCCATTGGCACACCCAATGACTTAACACAACACCTGCCCCACCTCATCACGGCCGAAGGCCGCATCCACTTTGCCGGGGAGCATGCTTCCGCCTACCATGGGTGGATACAGGGTGCTATTGAGTCGGGCAACCGGACGGCGAAGGAGGTAAATAGCTTTTGA
- a CDS encoding DUF6452 family protein — protein sequence MKKFSWHLWLLIFVLGWSACAPDPSCSDIYLPYVTASFYTVNDAGVETVESVQLDSLWADDADTLLYADTTLSIYGLYVNPEAASTTYHFCLNDTCNSVTFAYDRKEYLISPDCGPRFRFQNLTTEFEGFYDSVIVNKPELTLLGEVNVKIYR from the coding sequence TTGAAGAAATTTTCCTGGCATCTTTGGTTATTAATTTTTGTGTTGGGCTGGTCTGCCTGTGCACCCGACCCCTCCTGCTCGGATATTTATCTGCCTTATGTAACGGCAAGCTTTTACACGGTTAACGACGCTGGTGTTGAAACCGTTGAATCTGTTCAGCTTGACTCGCTTTGGGCCGATGATGCGGACACTTTGCTTTATGCCGACACAACGCTTTCAATTTATGGACTATACGTCAATCCGGAAGCAGCGAGCACCACTTACCATTTCTGCCTCAACGATACGTGCAACTCAGTGACTTTTGCCTACGACCGAAAGGAATACCTGATTTCGCCAGACTGCGGCCCCCGGTTCAGGTTTCAGAACCTGACAACTGAGTTTGAAGGGTTTTACGACTCGGTCATTGTAAACAAGCCAGAACTTACCCTACTTGGAGAAGTCAATGTTAAAATCTACCGCTAG
- a CDS encoding DUF6048 family protein yields MLKSTASQLLFSLLLLPAVSWAQDEDWRPSAVRVGADVFGLAKTALTDGYNRQEIQADIDLNKYFFVLDLGREEIDNSAEGFTHTTNGTFYRAGVDVNLTPYNPNKDVVFFGLRYAHATFDESLAFDYAVPYWGPASVDVANVGLNAHWIEAVFGMKVKVWKQFYMGYTLRGKFGQKTKGAETLIPYAVPGYGVVTSGGNFGFGYHIYYKLAFRDKAVPLRPKDSKKKLK; encoded by the coding sequence ATGTTAAAATCTACCGCTAGTCAACTTTTGTTTTCTCTGCTACTGCTGCCTGCAGTCAGCTGGGCCCAGGATGAAGACTGGCGTCCGTCAGCGGTTAGAGTGGGGGCAGACGTTTTCGGGCTTGCAAAAACAGCCCTGACTGATGGCTATAACCGGCAGGAAATTCAGGCAGACATTGACTTAAATAAATATTTTTTTGTGCTGGATCTTGGAAGGGAAGAGATAGACAATTCGGCAGAGGGGTTTACACACACCACCAATGGCACATTCTACCGGGCCGGGGTCGACGTTAACCTGACTCCCTACAACCCAAACAAAGACGTTGTTTTTTTCGGGCTAAGATATGCGCACGCCACTTTCGACGAGTCGCTGGCTTTCGATTATGCGGTGCCGTACTGGGGCCCTGCCAGTGTCGACGTGGCTAACGTTGGCCTCAACGCCCACTGGATAGAGGCTGTGTTTGGCATGAAAGTGAAGGTGTGGAAGCAGTTTTATATGGGCTACACCCTAAGAGGGAAGTTTGGCCAAAAGACAAAGGGAGCAGAAACACTTATTCCTTATGCTGTCCCAGGTTATGGGGTAGTGACCAGTGGCGGAAATTTTGGTTTCGGTTACCACATCTACTATAAGCTGGCTTTCAGAGACAAAGCAGTTCCCTTGCGGCCGAAGGATTCCAAGAAAAAGTTAAAGTAA
- the rpmG gene encoding 50S ribosomal protein L33 encodes MAKNKNRVQVILECTEHKTTGLPGTSRHITTKNRKNTPERLEMKKYNPILRKYTVHKEIK; translated from the coding sequence ATGGCTAAGAACAAAAATAGAGTTCAGGTAATACTAGAGTGCACAGAGCACAAGACGACTGGTCTTCCAGGTACGTCACGTCACATTACCACAAAAAACAGGAAAAATACTCCTGAAAGACTTGAGATGAAGAAGTATAACCCCATACTTCGTAAGTATACTGTCCACAAAGAAATTAAATAA
- a CDS encoding DUF5522 domain-containing protein, translating into MEKESAKKVEYGLKTEDYYHTKEGFLVFTKEYHLKRGYCCKSGCRHCPYNYKRKDA; encoded by the coding sequence ATGGAGAAAGAATCAGCAAAGAAGGTTGAGTACGGGTTGAAGACCGAAGATTACTACCACACCAAAGAGGGATTCCTTGTCTTTACAAAGGAATACCACCTGAAAAGAGGCTATTGTTGCAAGAGCGGGTGCAGGCACTGCCCTTACAACTACAAAAGAAAAGATGCATAA
- a CDS encoding type II toxin-antitoxin system RelE family toxin, which produces MKVTYGKRLLKDIDSIQTLSVNLLLQETLELIQSAQTIRDIPNIRKLKGHKGFFRVRLGSYRLGIHVDGDRVAILRFLHRKEIYKKFP; this is translated from the coding sequence ATGAAAGTAACCTACGGAAAAAGACTACTTAAAGACATTGATTCGATCCAAACGCTGTCTGTGAACCTCCTCCTCCAGGAAACTCTTGAATTAATACAATCAGCACAAACTATTCGTGATATTCCAAACATTAGAAAACTCAAGGGTCACAAAGGGTTTTTCAGGGTGCGATTGGGAAGCTACCGATTGGGAATCCACGTTGATGGCGATCGGGTAGCAATACTGCGATTTTTACATAGAAAAGAGATTTATAAGAAATTTCCTTGA